The genomic segment CGCGACGCGGTGACCGCCGGTCAACGGCACGACGCAGCCGGACACCTGTTCGCCTGTTCACCTCAAGACGCCCCACCGCCGTGAATCCGGCCGTCGACCCCACCACGCAACCGAGTTTCACCCTGAGCCACCGCGCACCTCCGGCACAGCCGAGCACCACCGCCCACAGAAGTTGACCCATCAACTCCTGGTCCCGTATTTTTGTAGACGCATCAACCAGGTTCCCGGCAGCGAACACCCCCCAGCCGGGCATGTGGACGGCCTGTCTCCGGCGGCACCGGTCCTTCGAGCCGCTGCCGGACGGCGTTCCCTCGATCTGGGGTCGGCTCTCAAGGAGGACTTATGACGGTCAAGGTCATCGACGTACCCGGAGCACGTCGCTACGAGGCACGGATGGACGGCGATTCCGCGGTGGCGGGCTTCGCGGAGTACATCCGCACTACGGAACTGATCGCGTTCGTGCACACCGAGGTGGCCCCGGAACACGAAGGCAAGGGCGTGGGATCCGAGCTGGTGCGGACCTCCCTCGACGAGGCCCGCACCGCGGGACTGCGCGTGCTGGCCACCTGCCCCTTCTACGCGGGCTGGATCGAGCGCCACCCCGAGTACGCCGACCTGCTGTACCAGGCCCGGAGCCAGGTCAGGGACTGACTGGCCGAAGACGCAGTGAGAGAGGCCGCATGAGCGATCAGCCCCAGAAGAAGACGTACAAGGCGCAGGCCATCACCGTGACCTTCGAGGCGACACGCTGCCTGCACGCAGCCGAGTGCGTCAGCGGCCTGCCCGAGGTCTTCGACTCGAGCAAGCGCCCGTGGATCCGGCCGGATGCCGTCCCGGCCGACCGCCTGGCCGACGTGGTGCGCCGCTGCCCGTCGGGCGCGCTGCGGTACGAACTGGCGGATGGCGGGACGGAGACTCCCGACCGGCCCACCCGGATCACCCCGACACCGACCGGCCAACTGGTCGTGCGAGGCGAGCTGTCGCTGGACACGCCACAGGGGCAGCGCGCCGAGACCAGGGCCGTGCTGTGCGGCTGCGGGCACAGCCGACTGCGGCCGTACTGCGACCACTCGGGCGCCTGCGGCCGGTGATGCCGACGGCGACCGCCACCCACCCCCTTTCCCGGAGCGCCTTGGCGCGACAGCAGGGCTGCGAAGTCCGCGCTCAGCGCGGCCAGTTCCGTCTGCCACGGCTGGGAGTTCCAGCCGGTGGAGGTGTCGTAGCGGCCCAGCTTGGTGAGCAGCAGCACCTTGGTGGCCTTGGCCACCACCAGGGTGGAGCCGCCGGCGGTGACCGAGGCGTTCGCGCCGGTGACGACGACCCGGGTGACGCCCTCGTGGCCGTACGCCCCCTTCCCCGCGGGGTAGGTACCGCGCAGGTTCAGATAGCCGTCGCCGCCGCTGACGGTTCTGCGGTCGAGCGGAAGATCGGAGAGACCCATGGTGTGGTCCCTTGCGTATCGGCGGGGTGACCCACCCGGGCGCCGGACGGACGCACGGTCGCGTCGGCTCCGGTCCGGGACCGCTGGGTGAGCAGGGGTGGCACAAGGAGCGTGCTCGACCGACGCGAGGGACCGGTGCCGCGGTGCGGCACGGCACCGGTCCCTCACTGGACGCCGTTCACCGGACGGTTACAGGGCGACGAGCTGCCATTCCTGGTTGGACCCGCTGGTGGTGGGCCACTGGATGACGTGGGCGCCGTCCGTGGTGGAGGCGTCCTTGACGTCGGCGCACCGTCCGTTGCCGACGTTGACGAGCCGGTAGTGGCCGCTGGTCGCGGCGACCAGCTTCCACCACTGGTTGCTGGTGCCGGCGTCGGCCGACTGGTCGAGCTGTGTTCCCTGCGCGGAACCGCTCGGGCACTCCAGGAGTTTGCCGCTGCGGACGTTGGACAGCCGGTAGGAGCCGTCGCTGTTCGGCAGCAGCTTCCACTGCTGGTTGGTGCCGCCGGTGGAGGGCCACTGGATGATGACGGCGCCGTCGGCGCTGGACGCGCCGCTGACGTCCAGGAGCTTGCCGCTCTTGCGGTTCACCAGCTTGAAGGTGCCCAGGTCCGCGGTGAAGGGCCGGTCGTAGAGCTCCAGGTTGCGGATGGAGGCCCACACCCCGGTGGGCAGGCCGGTGACCGTCACCCGTACGTACCGGGCCTCGGCACTGAGCACCATGGTCTGCACCTGGCTGGTGCTGGTGGTGTCGGTACGGTCGACGAGGGTGGTCCAGGTGGTGTTGTCGGTGGAGCCCTCGATGCGGTAGCGGTAGTTGGTGGCGTCCAGCTCCCAGGCGATACGGGCGCCGGTGAGGGATTTGGTCGCCCCCAGGTCCACCTTCAGCCAGTTCCCGACGCTGCCGTTGTTCGCGCACCAGCGGGTCGCGGTGGAACCGTCGACCGCCTTCGCCGCGGTGTTGCCCTTGGATGTCTCCTGGCTGCTCGCCGTCGCCGTCCTGCCCACGGCGATGTCGGCCGGCTGCACCGTCCGGTCCAGGGTCACGCCGACGACGCTGTCCTCGGGGATACGGGTGCGGTTGATGCCGGTGACGGTCACCTTGCCGTCCGAGCTGACGGTGTACGCCAGGTCGGTGCCCGAGGCCACGTCGAAGACACGGGTCACGCTCGCGTCCCCGATGGACGGGGTGGTGAACGAGGTGCCGCTGTAGCCGGACAGCAGGTGGACGTAGAAGGTGCTGTCCTTGTACGTGTAGCCGTACTTGCCGTCGACCGGGTTCCACGGGCCGCCGCGGGTGCCGTACACGGCCTCGCCGCACGTGGTCATGAAGGAACCGATCCGGCGCACCAGGTCGGCCTGGGCGGTGGGCACCACGCCGGTGCGGTCCGGGCCGACGTTGACCAGGCAGGTGATGTTCCGTACCCAGGAGTTGACCAGGAGGTTCATGGCCGTGCCGAAGCCCATCACGCTCGTGCCAGCCTTGTAGCCCCAGGCTCCGCCGATGGTGAAGCACTTCTCCGCCACCTTGCCGGTGCGGATCGCGCCGGACGGGACAGAAGGACCCTCCTCGCTGGTGAAGTCGCCGATCCAGCCGGCGCGCAGAGTGGTGACCGCGTCCGGCTGGTGCTTGCGCACCAGGCCGGTCAGGCCCAGCGGCTTGCCGGTGGCGGCGTCGGTGTCGCTGTAGGCGGAGTCCACCGGCCACTCGTTGGAGGCGTCGCGGAACTTGCCGGGCTCCCAGAAGAAGGCCGCGTCCCGGTCGGAGCCCTGCTGGCCCAGCCAGCCACCGTCCCACCAGATGTCGTCGATCGCGCCGTACTCGGTCACCAGCTCCTTGACCTGCTGATACACCTCGTTCTTCATGATCCGCGCGTTCTCCTTGTGCGCGGGATCGGTGGTGTAACCCCAGGCGTTGTCCAGGCAGTTGGTGCCGTGGACGTCGTAGTAGCCGGGGTAGCGCCAGCTCAGGGGCGAGAAGTACAGGCCGACCTTCAACCCGGCCTCGCGCACCGCGGTCACGTACTGGCTGATGAAGTCACGCTGCAGCGGCGCCTGACCACTGTGCCAGGCATTGTCGTGGGTGGAGGGCCACAGCGCGAAGCCGTCGTGGTGGCGGGCCGTGAGCACCGTGTACTTCGCACCCATGTCCTTGGCCAGCTGCGCCCAGTCGGCGGGATCGTAGGCGCTGCCGGTGAACTGCTCGCCGGTGGCGTCGGTGACGTACTTCTTGTAGTTCTCCGGCGTGACGGCGGCGTTCTCCATGTACCACTCGCCCTTGGCCGGGCCGGAGTAGGGGCCCCAGTGGATGAACATGCCGAGCTTGGCGTCCTGCATCCACTGGATCTTCTCGTTGGACTGTTGCTCGACGCCCATGTCGATCTTGGGGATGCGCAGGGGCGGGAGCGGCAGCGGCTCACCGGTGGTGGCGGCAGCGTGGGCGGGTATCGCCAGTGTCGGGGTGATAGCGGCGGCGACCGTCATGGCAGCCATACCGGCAAGCACCCTTCGTCGAGTGAGCGGTTCTGACAACTGGATCTCTCCTCATGGTCCACAGGGCAGCACGGACCTTCTGCGGCTCAGCATCCGGCCGAACAGAGGGGATGTTCACCGACAGGTGGCGGGTGCAGGGGAGCCGCTGGGAAGCGTGCACCTCGCCCCCTTGAACATCGGATGTATTAACGGGCATGAAACCTGGATATGTCCAGAGGGAGGGCAAAATTACCAGTCGCGACGCGCCGGCTGATCAGACTGAAGCCGTAAGCGCCACATACATAGGAGGTATGGCCAGCTCCTCAGGTTGCGAGGGTCTCGCCCTCCTTCAGACCCGACTCCCGGCCCGGCCGGCCACTCCGATCCCGTCCGGATCATTGACGAAGTACGACTCGCACCTCTAGCGTCCTCCGACGGAGCCGCACACAATCCAACAATTCAGACCGTGTCGACATGGTCCGCCGTGTTCTCGCCCCGATCCGCCGGGCGTCCGCGAGCAGGCCCCCATGAGCGCCCCCGGCCCAGTCGCCCTTCGCGGACGCGGCCGTCGGGCGGCCCGCGCCCCGTGCCCCTCACCGTCGGCACCGGACCTCGTCATCCGCCCGGCCCTTCACCTCTTCCAGAAGGAATCCTGATGCTCCGACGCGCCCTCACCCTGGTGCTGACCGCCGCAGTGAGCGCTTCCGCACTGCTCATCACCGCGTTCCCCGCCCAGGCCGCCCAGGTCACCGTCACCAACGCGACGCAGTTCACCGACACCACGGGAGCCGTCGTGCACGCCCACGGCGGCGGGGTGATCAAGGTCGGCTCCTCCTACTACTGGTTCGGCGAGAACCGCAACGCCGACAACACTTTCAAGGCCGTCTCCGCCTACCGCTCGACCGACCTGAAGACGTGGGAGTTCAGGAACGACGTCCTGACCCAGTCCAGTGCCCCCGAGCTGAACGTCGCCAACATCGAGCGCCCCAAGGTCATCTTCAACAGCACCACCGGCAAGTTCGTCCTGTGGATGCACAAGGAGAACGGCAGCGACTACACCCAGTCCCGCGCCGCCGTCGCCGTCTCCGACACCGTCGACGGCGACTACACCTGGCAGGGCAGCTTCCGGCCGCCGACCGGCACCACGTCCCGGGACATGACGCTGTTCAAGGACGACAACGGCACCGCCTACCAGATCACCTCCGCGGCCGGCAACGCTGACCTGCAGATCTGGAAACTCAACGCCGACTACTCCGCCTACGACAGCCTGACCGCCAACCCCTGGCCCGGCACCTTCCGGGAAGCGCCCGCACTGTTCAAGCGCAACGGCGTCTACTTCATGCTCACCTCCGGCAACAGCGGCTGGAAGCCCAATCAGCAGAAGTACGCCACCGCCAGCAGCATCGCCGGACCCTGGACCGCCATGACCGACATCGGTGACTACACCGGGTACGACTCCCAGACCACCTTCGTCCTGCCCGTCCAGGGCACCTCGGGCACCTCGTACCTCTACATGGGCGACCGGTGGGGCAACTCCATGGGCGGCACGGTCAACGACTCGCAGTACGTCTGGCTCCCGCTGACCTTCCCCACCAAGACCACCATGAACCTGCCGTGGTACCCGCAGGTCGCCATCGACACCACCGCCGGAACCGTCACCGGCGTGGGCGGCGGCCCCTACTACGACCTGGTCGCCCGGCACAGCGGCAAGTGCCTCGACATCTCCGACAACTCCGCCGCCGACAGCGCGGTCGCCGTCCAGTACACCTGCATCGGCGGCCTCAACCAGCAGTGGCGGCTGCAGGACGCCGGTGACGGCTACGTCCGCGTCCTCGCCCAGCACAGCGGCAAGTGCCTGGACGTGGCGAACAACTCCACCGCCGACGGCGCCTTCGTCAACCAGTACCGGTGCGGCACCGGCACCAACCAGCAGTTCCAGTTCCAGGACCAGGGCAACGGCTACTACCGCCTCATGGCGCGGCACAGCGGCAAGTGCCTCGACGTGAGCAACGCGTCCACCGTCAACGGTGCCCGCCTCATCCAGTGGCCCTGCGGCACCGGCACCAACCAGCAGTTCCAGCGCCGCACCGCCTAGTTCTAGCACTCCAGTCCAGTTCGCTGTCACCGCCGCTCAGGGCGACCAACTCATCGGATGGGTCACGTCGTTGCCCAGTGGTGCGCGACGCGGTAGCGCGAGGCCGGTGCGTCGGCAGAGCAATGCGCCGCTGATACGGCCGAGGAGTTCACGCGAAGCCGATCCGCACAGCCGTCCGGCGTTCGGCGCGCTCGTTTCGAGACGGGTACGGAGCGCCGCCGCACACCGGAAGGCTTCCGCGCGCTCTGCCGTGAGCACCACCTCGACGCCTCGGCTGTCGGTGGCACGCGGAACTTTCTTGCCTCGTTCCGCCACGGTAGTGCCGCCCATCCCATTTGTTGACACATCAAGCACATGGGGCAATGATTGACACGTCAACGAATTAACCGGCGTGCTCGATCGAGCTGACGGGTCGCCATCGCACCCCGCGAGTGCGAGAACCGCTCACGAAGGAGTCCGCCCATGTCTGATCTCGTCTTCGGCCTGGACACGTTCGGCGATGTGCCGGAGGACGACTCCGGCACCCTCGTTTCCGACGCGAGGGCCATCCGGCAGGTCGTCGACGAGGCCGTGCTCGCGGACGAGATCGGCGTCGACGCCATCGCCCTCGGTGAGCACCACCGCCCGGAGTACTCGATCTCCACTCCGGAGACCGTGCTCGCCGGCATCGCCACGCGCACCAGCCGTATCCGCCTCGCCTCCGGCGTGACCGTGCTGAGCTCCGACGATCCGGTCCGCGTGTTCCAGCGGTTCGCGACCGTGGACGCCCTCTCGAACGGCCGGGCCGAGGTCATCCTCGGCCGCGGCTCCTTCACCGAGTCGTTCCCCCTCTTCGGATACGACCTCAGCGACTACGACGTGCTGTTCGAGGAGAAGATCGAGCTCTTCGCCAAGCTGCTCGAGGAGAAGCCCGTCACCTGGAGCGGCACCAAGCGTGCGCCCCTCGACAACGCCGACGTCTTCCCCAAGACCGAGTCCGGACACCTCACCACCTGGGTCGGTGTCGGCGGCTCACCCCAGTCGGTCATCCGCACCGCGCGCTACGGACTTCCGCTCATGATCGCCATCATCGGCGGCAGCCCGGAACGCTTCGCGCCCTATGTCGACCTCTACCAACGCGCCACCGCGGAGTTCGGCACGACCGCCCATCCGGTCGGGATGCACTCACCGGGCTTCGTCGCCGACACGGACGAGGAAGCCCGGGAGCTGCACTGGCCCCGCTACCGGGTCATCCGTGACCGCATCGGCGCCCTGCGGGGCTGGCCACCGGTCCGCCGGGAGGAGTACGAGAACGAGATCGCACGCGGCTCCCTGTACATCGGCTCGCCCGAGACGGTCGCCCGCAAGATCGCAGGTGCCGTCACAGCCCTCGGGGTCGGCCGGTTCGACCTCATCTACACCGCGGGATCCATCCCGATCAGCGCTCGCCTGCGCGCCGTCGAGCTGTACGGCACGAAGGTGATCCCGATGGTCCGCGACATCCTCGCCGGCTGACACCGTGAACGGAGAAGAGAACGGAGAAGGCATGACCAGCGCGGACATCGCCACGGTCGGCATCCTGGGGGCGGGAAAAGTCGGCACCGTGCTCGCGCGCCTGGCCCTGGCAGCCGGCTACCGCGTGCTGGTCGCCGGATCGGGCGACCCCGCCAAGATCGCCCTCACCGTCGAAGTGCTCACGCCCGGCGCGGTCGCCGTCACCGCGACGGAGGCCGCGGCCCGGGCGGACATCGCCATCCTCGCCCTCCCGCTCGGCAAGTACCGCACCATTCCCGCCGAAGCACTGCAGGACAAACTCGTCATCGACGCGATGAACTACTGGTGGGAGGTCGACGGCGTCCGCGAGGACCTCACCGACCCACACACGTCGTCA from the Streptomyces sp. NBC_00310 genome contains:
- a CDS encoding GNAT family N-acetyltransferase, with the translated sequence MTVKVIDVPGARRYEARMDGDSAVAGFAEYIRTTELIAFVHTEVAPEHEGKGVGSELVRTSLDEARTAGLRVLATCPFYAGWIERHPEYADLLYQARSQVRD
- a CDS encoding (4Fe-4S)-binding protein, which gives rise to MSDQPQKKTYKAQAITVTFEATRCLHAAECVSGLPEVFDSSKRPWIRPDAVPADRLADVVRRCPSGALRYELADGGTETPDRPTRITPTPTGQLVVRGELSLDTPQGQRAETRAVLCGCGHSRLRPYCDHSGACGR
- a CDS encoding alpha-L-fucosidase, with amino-acid sequence MAAMTVAAAITPTLAIPAHAAATTGEPLPLPPLRIPKIDMGVEQQSNEKIQWMQDAKLGMFIHWGPYSGPAKGEWYMENAAVTPENYKKYVTDATGEQFTGSAYDPADWAQLAKDMGAKYTVLTARHHDGFALWPSTHDNAWHSGQAPLQRDFISQYVTAVREAGLKVGLYFSPLSWRYPGYYDVHGTNCLDNAWGYTTDPAHKENARIMKNEVYQQVKELVTEYGAIDDIWWDGGWLGQQGSDRDAAFFWEPGKFRDASNEWPVDSAYSDTDAATGKPLGLTGLVRKHQPDAVTTLRAGWIGDFTSEEGPSVPSGAIRTGKVAEKCFTIGGAWGYKAGTSVMGFGTAMNLLVNSWVRNITCLVNVGPDRTGVVPTAQADLVRRIGSFMTTCGEAVYGTRGGPWNPVDGKYGYTYKDSTFYVHLLSGYSGTSFTTPSIGDASVTRVFDVASGTDLAYTVSSDGKVTVTGINRTRIPEDSVVGVTLDRTVQPADIAVGRTATASSQETSKGNTAAKAVDGSTATRWCANNGSVGNWLKVDLGATKSLTGARIAWELDATNYRYRIEGSTDNTTWTTLVDRTDTTSTSQVQTMVLSAEARYVRVTVTGLPTGVWASIRNLELYDRPFTADLGTFKLVNRKSGKLLDVSGASSADGAVIIQWPSTGGTNQQWKLLPNSDGSYRLSNVRSGKLLECPSGSAQGTQLDQSADAGTSNQWWKLVAATSGHYRLVNVGNGRCADVKDASTTDGAHVIQWPTTSGSNQEWQLVAL
- a CDS encoding RICIN domain-containing protein, which produces MLRRALTLVLTAAVSASALLITAFPAQAAQVTVTNATQFTDTTGAVVHAHGGGVIKVGSSYYWFGENRNADNTFKAVSAYRSTDLKTWEFRNDVLTQSSAPELNVANIERPKVIFNSTTGKFVLWMHKENGSDYTQSRAAVAVSDTVDGDYTWQGSFRPPTGTTSRDMTLFKDDNGTAYQITSAAGNADLQIWKLNADYSAYDSLTANPWPGTFREAPALFKRNGVYFMLTSGNSGWKPNQQKYATASSIAGPWTAMTDIGDYTGYDSQTTFVLPVQGTSGTSYLYMGDRWGNSMGGTVNDSQYVWLPLTFPTKTTMNLPWYPQVAIDTTAGTVTGVGGGPYYDLVARHSGKCLDISDNSAADSAVAVQYTCIGGLNQQWRLQDAGDGYVRVLAQHSGKCLDVANNSTADGAFVNQYRCGTGTNQQFQFQDQGNGYYRLMARHSGKCLDVSNASTVNGARLIQWPCGTGTNQQFQRRTA
- a CDS encoding LLM class flavin-dependent oxidoreductase, which encodes MSDLVFGLDTFGDVPEDDSGTLVSDARAIRQVVDEAVLADEIGVDAIALGEHHRPEYSISTPETVLAGIATRTSRIRLASGVTVLSSDDPVRVFQRFATVDALSNGRAEVILGRGSFTESFPLFGYDLSDYDVLFEEKIELFAKLLEEKPVTWSGTKRAPLDNADVFPKTESGHLTTWVGVGGSPQSVIRTARYGLPLMIAIIGGSPERFAPYVDLYQRATAEFGTTAHPVGMHSPGFVADTDEEARELHWPRYRVIRDRIGALRGWPPVRREEYENEIARGSLYIGSPETVARKIAGAVTALGVGRFDLIYTAGSIPISARLRAVELYGTKVIPMVRDILAG